A region from the Nitrososphaera sp. genome encodes:
- a CDS encoding adenosylcobalamin-dependent ribonucleoside-diphosphate reductase: MTTVDSKESLISQIRKRDGRIVDFEQSKISNAVYKALVVNGKPDYPLAERLAAKVVGKLMAHGYAAEKRLQVPSVEDVQDMVESVLIEEGLSDTAKSYILYRHERRKVRDEKMKILNKRDLDEVDKAFDLNSLRVLAARYLLRDDSNEIIEGPKQMFERVATLVAVADVMHDPAVFSVSGGYTQDISEAERYYSKIADFDGKLKIGEYYLNRYHFEAVIRHYIDCARRGQMKLGFKELLRLIVEGKMSAYGEKVREYYNLMVSRDFLPNTPTLMNAGARLGQLSACFVLSMPDDMEGIMKSSTDAAMIFKSGGGVGINYSDLRPEGDIVASTSGVASGPTSFMRIIDTITDVVKQGGKRRGANMGILEAWHPDIEKFVTAKTKPGVFENFNVSVGIWEDFWKALVSRDGNHKYTLRNPRTHEPLRHIDAQQLIDLISLSAWKSAEPGVIFFDNINKYNPLVAAKGGPLRATNPCGEQSLYPYESCNLGSINLANFVKRKADGMFEFDWQRYEQAIRLATRFLDNVIDMNKYPVTEIDENTKATRRIGLGIMGIADLLFLLKIPYNSQKGYDFMNKLAEAVSYFSMQESVAISKSRGPFPMFKDTDYVKGRIPVAGYYELPRETHTYDWDTLIESIKKNGIRNSWTSTIAPTGTLSMIADTANGVEPVFALVYEKRVTVGRFFYTDKVFENALKENGLYSDEILTKIANNYGSVRGLPEIPEWMQRIYVTAIDVHWTDHVLAQAVWQKWISNAIAKTINMPGDVTAEDVKCSYLLSHELGLKGVTVYRDGSRHEQVLHITGKNTGEKSFTVKPSRAVYEYVNSQIKEPYVHEQMQKIFKESGVEEDRPAIATKPLVPAQQEPQKKPQQQQQAGAQSLQMMEIADEDRCPTCSAKLIVTEGCNVCIECGFSGCGSG, translated from the coding sequence TTGACTACAGTTGACTCGAAAGAGAGCTTGATTTCACAGATACGAAAACGCGACGGCCGGATTGTCGACTTTGAACAATCAAAAATTTCTAACGCAGTATACAAGGCGCTTGTCGTAAACGGCAAGCCCGATTACCCGCTTGCCGAAAGGCTGGCGGCAAAAGTAGTGGGCAAGCTGATGGCCCACGGGTATGCAGCAGAAAAGCGGCTGCAGGTTCCGAGCGTAGAGGACGTGCAGGACATGGTAGAGTCGGTCCTGATTGAAGAGGGGCTTTCAGACACTGCCAAGTCGTACATTCTCTACAGGCACGAGCGCCGCAAGGTCCGCGACGAAAAGATGAAGATTCTGAACAAGAGGGACCTTGATGAGGTGGACAAGGCGTTTGACCTAAACTCGCTGCGCGTGCTTGCCGCGCGCTATTTGCTGCGCGACGACAGCAACGAGATTATCGAGGGGCCAAAGCAGATGTTCGAGCGCGTGGCTACGCTTGTGGCAGTCGCCGACGTGATGCACGACCCGGCGGTGTTCAGCGTTTCAGGCGGCTACACGCAGGATATTTCGGAGGCCGAGCGATATTACTCCAAGATTGCCGACTTTGACGGCAAGCTCAAGATAGGCGAGTACTACCTTAACAGGTACCACTTTGAGGCAGTGATCCGCCACTATATCGACTGCGCCAGAAGGGGCCAGATGAAGCTCGGCTTCAAGGAACTCCTGAGGCTCATAGTGGAGGGCAAGATGTCGGCATACGGCGAGAAGGTGAGGGAGTACTATAACCTGATGGTCTCGCGGGACTTTTTGCCAAACACGCCGACGCTGATGAACGCCGGCGCCAGGCTTGGCCAGCTGTCGGCCTGCTTTGTGCTCAGCATGCCGGACGACATGGAAGGCATCATGAAGTCGTCGACTGACGCCGCAATGATATTCAAATCGGGCGGGGGCGTGGGCATAAACTACTCTGACCTCAGGCCGGAAGGCGACATTGTCGCGTCCACATCCGGCGTGGCGTCCGGCCCGACGTCGTTTATGCGCATTATAGACACCATTACCGACGTTGTCAAACAGGGCGGCAAGAGGCGCGGGGCGAACATGGGCATCCTGGAGGCGTGGCACCCGGACATTGAAAAGTTTGTGACTGCCAAGACAAAGCCGGGCGTGTTTGAGAACTTTAACGTAAGCGTAGGCATCTGGGAGGACTTTTGGAAGGCGCTTGTAAGCAGGGATGGCAACCACAAGTACACGCTGCGAAACCCCCGCACCCACGAGCCGCTGCGCCACATCGACGCGCAGCAGCTCATAGACCTGATTTCGCTCAGCGCCTGGAAGAGCGCCGAGCCGGGAGTGATATTCTTTGACAACATCAACAAGTACAACCCGCTTGTAGCCGCCAAGGGCGGGCCGCTGCGCGCGACAAACCCCTGCGGCGAGCAGTCTCTCTACCCATACGAGTCGTGCAACCTGGGCTCAATCAACCTGGCAAACTTTGTCAAGCGCAAGGCCGACGGCATGTTCGAGTTTGACTGGCAGCGCTACGAGCAGGCAATCAGGCTGGCTACCAGGTTCCTGGACAACGTAATTGACATGAACAAGTACCCGGTAACCGAGATTGACGAGAACACCAAGGCCACCAGAAGAATCGGGCTGGGCATTATGGGCATCGCGGACCTGCTCTTCCTGCTGAAAATCCCGTACAACTCGCAAAAGGGCTATGACTTTATGAACAAGCTGGCAGAGGCGGTGTCGTACTTCAGCATGCAAGAAAGCGTGGCAATTTCCAAATCGCGCGGGCCATTCCCGATGTTCAAGGACACGGACTATGTCAAGGGCAGGATTCCGGTGGCCGGCTATTACGAGCTCCCAAGGGAAACCCACACCTACGACTGGGACACCCTGATAGAATCCATCAAGAAAAACGGCATACGCAACTCATGGACGTCGACCATCGCCCCTACCGGCACCCTTTCAATGATAGCCGACACGGCAAACGGCGTAGAGCCCGTGTTTGCGCTTGTATATGAAAAGCGCGTAACCGTGGGCAGGTTCTTTTACACCGACAAGGTGTTCGAAAACGCGCTCAAGGAGAACGGCCTGTACTCCGACGAGATACTCACAAAGATCGCAAACAACTACGGCTCTGTCCGCGGCCTCCCGGAGATCCCCGAGTGGATGCAGAGGATCTACGTGACTGCCATCGACGTCCACTGGACCGACCACGTTCTTGCACAGGCAGTGTGGCAAAAGTGGATAAGCAACGCGATTGCCAAGACGATAAACATGCCCGGCGACGTGACGGCGGAGGACGTGAAGTGCTCATATCTGCTCTCGCACGAGCTGGGGCTCAAGGGCGTGACCGTTTACAGGGACGGCTCGCGGCACGAGCAGGTCCTGCACATCACCGGCAAGAACACCGGCGAGAAGAGCTTTACGGTCAAGCCGAGCAGGGCAGTCTACGAGTACGTCAACTCGCAGATAAAAGAGCCGTACGTGCACGAGCAGATGCAAAAGATATTCAAAGAGTCCGGCGTCGAGGAGGACAGGCCGGCGATAGCGACAAAGCCCCTGGTACCTGCACAACAGGAGCCTCAAAAGAAGCCTCAGCAACAGCAGCAGGCCGGGGCGCAGTCGCTGCAAATGATGGAAATTGCCGACGAGGACAGGTGCCCTACCTGCAGTGCTAAACTTATCGTGACGGAGGGCTGCAACGTGTGCATCGAGTGCGGCTTTAGCGGCTGCGGCTCGGGCTAG
- a CDS encoding MarR family transcriptional regulator, whose amino-acid sequence MSSQNRVDDSPNHFMVMDAIARGLKSPDKISRATNISKPEVESITDDLVTQRLAVRTEKKGLLGGKKVELGITDIGLKLLNSKKAELQKEAEKIQRWYNSGNTDQLQGYMDSNRAWIPMMMFSGIMNAMFFMSMMSMMDMAMLPTESAFAGDPSGGADMSGGTYDAGSGGDMGGGDFGGGGDVSF is encoded by the coding sequence ATGTCTTCCCAGAACAGGGTTGACGACAGCCCGAACCACTTTATGGTGATGGATGCGATTGCTAGAGGATTAAAGAGCCCCGACAAGATTTCCCGCGCGACCAACATCTCCAAACCAGAGGTCGAGTCTATAACAGACGACCTTGTGACCCAGCGGCTCGCGGTGCGCACCGAGAAGAAAGGATTGCTGGGCGGAAAAAAGGTAGAGCTTGGCATAACCGATATCGGGCTCAAGCTGCTAAACTCCAAAAAGGCGGAGCTCCAGAAAGAGGCTGAAAAGATTCAGCGCTGGTACAACAGCGGCAACACCGACCAGCTGCAGGGGTACATGGACAGCAACCGCGCCTGGATACCCATGATGATGTTCTCCGGCATAATGAACGCCATGTTCTTCATGTCAATGATGTCCATGATGGACATGGCCATGCTGCCCACGGAGAGTGCCTTCGCAGGCGACCCGAGCGGCGGTGCAGACATGAGTGGTGGCACCTATGACGCAGGCAGCGGCGGGGACATGGGAGGCGGCGACTTTGGTGGCGGCGGAGACGTCAGCTTTTAG
- a CDS encoding VOC family protein, whose amino-acid sequence MNVKKIVETCVYHTDLHAMKDFYTQALGLEFISGEPGRSVFLRAGQSMLLIFNPEATRSHPKFPPHGASAPSEIHLAFEIPDGEYEAAKEMLLQSEVKIERELTWGSARSIYFRDPANNLVELITPGAWPVD is encoded by the coding sequence ATGAACGTAAAAAAGATCGTCGAGACCTGCGTCTATCACACCGACCTGCACGCCATGAAGGACTTTTACACCCAGGCTCTCGGCCTGGAGTTTATTTCCGGCGAGCCGGGAAGAAGCGTTTTTCTGCGCGCCGGCCAGAGCATGCTCCTTATCTTCAACCCCGAGGCGACAAGAAGCCACCCAAAGTTTCCGCCGCATGGCGCATCAGCCCCGTCAGAGATCCACCTGGCCTTTGAGATACCCGACGGAGAATACGAGGCGGCAAAGGAAATGCTTTTGCAAAGCGAAGTCAAGATAGAGCGCGAGCTGACATGGGGAAGCGCAAGGTCGATTTATTTCCGAGACCCGGCGAACAACCTGGTGGAGCTGATAACGCCCGGCGCGTGGCCGGTTGACTAG
- a CDS encoding SIMPL domain-containing protein (The SIMPL domain is named for its presence in mouse protein SIMPL (signalling molecule that associates with mouse pelle-like kinase). Bacterial member BP26, from Brucella, was shown to assemble into a channel-like structure, while YggE from E. coli has been associated with resistance to oxidative stress.), which yields MRTNIVFGALLGGAACIFLAFGVLASMAPHSAAFQYNGTRTLSVTGVSSSRASPDQLSISFAVESQEKTASAAIRANAENTSMVIAALEQAGVKESEISTSQYSVYPVYDYVKGADDCLKYSGPAYCPPALKQVLSGYKAVNSIVVESPRLDRVGQWIDAAGQAGVSRIDSLYFSVSDQRQDQIRNELISEAIANAQAKAQAALAPLGMSVTDVQSIEIDGYPVVYSKVGFQYSSGAGPTTPIIPGSQDVSASVHVTFEIGGSSESAHASNATASASAGGSFSVALDSNPTTGYSWQVKRIDGSMARLVLDEYMPATSSALGAGGKQVLTFQALKQGTTTIELQYVRPWEPDNPVRTYSINVIVGP from the coding sequence ATGAGAACAAACATAGTTTTTGGGGCGCTTTTGGGAGGCGCTGCCTGCATCTTTCTTGCATTTGGAGTGCTGGCGAGCATGGCGCCTCACAGTGCGGCTTTTCAGTATAACGGGACAAGGACGCTTTCAGTTACAGGCGTCTCTAGCAGCAGGGCGTCTCCTGACCAACTGAGCATTTCCTTTGCTGTTGAAAGCCAGGAAAAAACGGCGTCTGCTGCAATTCGGGCAAACGCCGAGAACACGAGCATGGTAATCGCTGCCCTGGAGCAGGCCGGGGTCAAAGAGTCTGAGATAAGCACGTCGCAGTACAGCGTTTATCCGGTCTATGACTATGTGAAAGGAGCCGATGACTGCCTCAAGTACAGCGGCCCGGCATACTGCCCTCCGGCTCTAAAGCAGGTGTTGTCAGGCTACAAGGCGGTCAACTCGATAGTGGTTGAAAGCCCCCGGCTCGACCGGGTCGGGCAATGGATCGACGCTGCAGGTCAGGCCGGCGTCAGCAGAATTGACTCGCTGTACTTTTCCGTTTCAGACCAGAGGCAGGATCAGATAAGAAATGAGCTGATTTCAGAGGCTATTGCGAACGCGCAGGCAAAGGCCCAGGCTGCGCTTGCGCCGCTTGGAATGAGCGTCACAGACGTGCAGAGCATAGAGATCGACGGCTATCCGGTCGTGTACTCTAAGGTGGGATTTCAGTACTCCTCCGGAGCCGGTCCCACGACGCCTATAATACCTGGCAGCCAGGACGTTTCTGCAAGCGTGCATGTGACCTTTGAAATTGGCGGCTCTTCCGAAAGTGCGCATGCTTCAAATGCGACGGCATCCGCGTCTGCCGGCGGCAGCTTCTCCGTTGCCCTCGACTCAAACCCGACGACCGGCTATTCGTGGCAGGTAAAGAGGATTGACGGTTCAATGGCCAGGTTGGTTCTGGACGAGTACATGCCCGCGACCTCGAGCGCGCTGGGAGCCGGCGGCAAGCAGGTACTGACGTTCCAGGCGCTAAAGCAGGGCACCACCACCATCGAGCTGCAGTACGTCCGGCCGTGGGAACCCGACAATCCTGTCAGAACCTATTCCATCAATGTTATAGTGGGGCCCTAA
- a CDS encoding P-II family nitrogen regulator encodes MKRIEAVIRSEKLDSTVTALQKIGIPATIYEAKGVGKGEKYTIKYGLGTGSAKMLYSDRKAVVTVVDDARLKEAVDVIRDAAAGPSSTGIIFVSAVDEAIAF; translated from the coding sequence ATGAAGAGAATCGAAGCCGTAATCAGGTCGGAAAAGCTGGACTCGACTGTCACTGCGCTCCAAAAGATAGGCATACCTGCTACAATCTATGAGGCAAAGGGAGTGGGCAAGGGCGAGAAATACACGATCAAGTACGGACTAGGCACAGGCAGTGCCAAGATGCTCTACTCCGACAGAAAGGCCGTTGTGACCGTAGTCGACGACGCCAGGCTCAAGGAGGCTGTAGACGTGATAAGGGACGCCGCGGCTGGTCCTTCCTCGACTGGAATAATCTTTGTGTCGGCTGTCGACGAGGCAATTGCATTCTAG
- a CDS encoding glycosyltransferase, protein MSEQVMFFVSPIGLGHATRSIAIARELSCKVHFVSGGPAARMIENHGYPAEDVYLPNKFEVESGRLQNSFRWLMSYYSYYRKCREIAGRILDGSDALVVSDEDFASIGVAQEAGRKSVLVTDILETHFTKGAASILEKKMNRAMQELIGRCDSVIIPDLGRDVNNLVHVGPIVRQASASREELRKKFGFTKKTILVSIGGTDAGRYLIEQAAAAHKRLGELDSDLVVVSGPSLKLAPGDYRDLGFVDNLHELVLAADLVVSLAGRSTMDESIAYGTPGIFIPIKGHFEQEDGAARLGFKYEDIYRLEELITEKISSPRGAQARPDGAARAAAVISRYL, encoded by the coding sequence TTGTCAGAGCAAGTGATGTTTTTTGTCAGCCCAATCGGCCTTGGCCACGCGACGCGCAGCATCGCGATTGCCCGCGAGCTGTCATGCAAGGTGCATTTTGTCAGCGGCGGGCCGGCCGCAAGGATGATTGAAAACCACGGCTACCCTGCGGAGGACGTGTATCTGCCAAACAAGTTCGAGGTGGAGTCTGGCAGGCTGCAAAATTCCTTCAGGTGGCTCATGAGCTATTACTCGTATTACCGGAAATGCAGGGAAATTGCGGGCCGGATTCTTGACGGCTCTGACGCGCTGGTGGTAAGCGACGAGGACTTTGCATCGATTGGAGTCGCGCAGGAGGCAGGACGCAAGAGCGTGCTTGTCACCGACATCTTGGAGACGCACTTTACAAAAGGCGCCGCATCGATACTTGAAAAGAAGATGAACAGGGCGATGCAGGAGCTTATCGGCCGCTGCGACTCGGTGATTATCCCGGACCTGGGGCGCGACGTGAACAACCTGGTCCACGTCGGACCGATAGTGAGGCAGGCTAGCGCCAGCCGCGAAGAGCTGCGCAAGAAATTCGGCTTTACAAAAAAGACAATCCTTGTGAGCATCGGAGGGACGGATGCCGGCAGGTACCTCATAGAGCAGGCCGCAGCAGCTCACAAGAGACTCGGCGAGCTCGACTCTGACCTTGTCGTGGTTTCCGGCCCGTCGCTCAAGCTCGCACCGGGGGACTATCGCGACCTGGGCTTTGTCGACAACCTTCACGAGCTTGTCCTTGCAGCCGACCTTGTAGTCTCGCTTGCAGGCAGGTCAACCATGGACGAGTCGATCGCATACGGGACGCCGGGCATTTTCATTCCAATCAAGGGGCATTTTGAGCAGGAAGACGGCGCGGCGCGCCTTGGCTTCAAGTACGAGGACATCTACCGGCTTGAGGAGCTTATCACGGAAAAGATTTCCAGCCCGCGCGGCGCGCAGGCAAGGCCCGACGGCGCTGCCAGAGCCGCGGCCGTCATATCGCGGTACCTGTAG
- a CDS encoding DUF1326 domain-containing protein: MAASKNWKIEGDYFEACNCDVLCPCVFMGAPDQGECDLTIAWHIEKGHFNNTALDGLNVVGVFHTPGHMFTGPKWKVALYLDEHASKEQADALGMIFSGQAGGFFGVISGLIGEVAGVKSVPIKFVIDGKKRNLNIPSTIDVSIEAMESSVNPGQETVLTNPPMTVTPGFPAVVSKSTRNSYSDHGMKWDNSGKNGLYSKFAYGP, encoded by the coding sequence ATGGCTGCTAGCAAGAACTGGAAAATCGAAGGCGATTACTTTGAAGCATGCAACTGCGACGTCCTGTGCCCATGCGTTTTCATGGGAGCTCCGGACCAAGGTGAATGTGACCTTACGATAGCATGGCATATTGAGAAAGGTCACTTCAATAACACCGCGCTTGATGGGCTAAATGTAGTTGGCGTGTTTCATACACCCGGTCACATGTTCACTGGACCGAAATGGAAAGTCGCACTATACTTGGACGAGCACGCAAGCAAAGAACAGGCCGACGCACTAGGCATGATTTTCTCCGGCCAAGCAGGCGGCTTCTTTGGGGTTATCTCTGGATTGATTGGCGAGGTTGCAGGCGTTAAATCTGTACCCATAAAATTTGTCATTGATGGCAAGAAACGAAATTTGAATATCCCATCAACCATAGATGTCTCTATTGAAGCAATGGAAAGTTCAGTAAATCCGGGGCAAGAAACTGTTCTGACCAATCCTCCGATGACAGTAACACCGGGATTTCCTGCAGTCGTGTCCAAGTCCACAAGAAACAGCTATAGCGATCACGGCATGAAATGGGACAACTCGGGCAAAAATGGACTTTACTCAAAGTTTGCGTATGGCCCATAG
- a CDS encoding DUF2182 domain-containing protein, whose protein sequence is MDKVQKVILASILLVSALTWGVSAIQQDNMMHTMSFGTMTLSPITISLFTTIWTIGMAAMMFPAISPMVLLYNRLINNGGMGSQSSTVVVESRAQPHLSSAAVKTILFVGAYLVVWALTGIALFLGWSVLMDRIMAISTTQTNQNMIYIYTAILIISGVYQFSPLKTKCLGYCESPLSFFMRRWQQGKSGALKMGLFHGLYCLGCCWPYFLLMVALGWMNLLWMGLFAGIIFVEKIWSRGIWVARVAGIGLVITGLSVISGMAGGILPMQSSTAMQPNSGIGGMSDGQIQTPSPQSSVNSTVMQNSSSDSMQPMNMN, encoded by the coding sequence TTGGATAAAGTTCAGAAGGTTATTCTGGCTTCGATTTTGTTAGTATCAGCCCTAACTTGGGGAGTCTCTGCGATTCAGCAGGACAACATGATGCATACAATGTCCTTTGGGACAATGACCTTAAGTCCAATCACGATTTCCCTGTTCACAACAATTTGGACAATTGGCATGGCTGCAATGATGTTTCCTGCCATTTCGCCAATGGTGCTACTCTACAATCGACTGATTAACAATGGTGGGATGGGCAGCCAGTCCAGTACGGTGGTTGTGGAGAGTCGAGCTCAGCCTCATTTGTCGTCTGCGGCAGTCAAGACAATACTTTTTGTCGGCGCATATCTTGTAGTTTGGGCGCTAACCGGAATTGCGCTGTTTCTTGGCTGGTCGGTTCTCATGGATCGAATAATGGCAATCTCAACGACGCAAACCAACCAGAACATGATCTACATCTACACTGCAATTCTAATCATTTCTGGCGTTTATCAATTTAGTCCGCTGAAAACTAAATGCCTTGGATACTGCGAATCACCATTGAGCTTCTTCATGCGCAGATGGCAACAAGGAAAATCCGGTGCTCTCAAAATGGGACTCTTCCACGGTTTGTATTGTCTTGGATGTTGCTGGCCTTACTTTCTTTTGATGGTAGCATTAGGATGGATGAATCTGCTTTGGATGGGATTATTTGCTGGGATAATATTTGTTGAAAAGATATGGTCTAGGGGCATTTGGGTTGCCAGAGTAGCGGGCATCGGTCTTGTAATTACGGGCTTGTCGGTCATATCCGGTATGGCAGGGGGTATTCTGCCTATGCAGTCTTCCACGGCTATGCAACCGAACTCAGGCATAGGAGGCATGAGCGACGGTCAAATACAGACCCCAAGCCCACAATCCTCTGTAAATAGCACTGTAATGCAAAATTCCAGTTCGGACTCTATGCAACCTATGAATATGAACTAG
- a CDS encoding OsmC family protein, which translates to MTQNMSTEKIVNGVNVDNLFNTIMAVKGNPEIAKFTFKASNNWISGGNNRTTVSQFYGACQEHSHAKSFEYMEDEPAVLLGKDQGANPTEYALAALAGCLTTSLIYHAAARGIKIDQVESTLSGNIDLQGFLGLSEKIRNGFNRISVSFKIEARGVPRDELEKLVELAQSRSPVFDMITNATPVEVRLEA; encoded by the coding sequence ATGACACAAAACATGTCAACTGAAAAAATCGTAAATGGCGTAAACGTCGACAACCTGTTCAACACAATCATGGCGGTGAAGGGAAATCCCGAGATAGCGAAATTCACCTTCAAGGCCAGCAACAACTGGATCAGCGGAGGCAACAACCGAACAACCGTAAGTCAGTTCTACGGAGCATGCCAGGAGCACAGCCATGCAAAGTCGTTTGAGTATATGGAGGATGAGCCCGCGGTTTTATTGGGAAAAGACCAGGGTGCAAATCCAACCGAGTATGCCCTGGCGGCGTTGGCAGGATGCCTTACGACTAGCCTTATCTATCATGCCGCAGCCCGAGGAATTAAGATAGATCAGGTGGAGTCGACGCTGAGTGGAAATATTGATCTGCAGGGATTTCTCGGTCTTTCGGAAAAAATCAGGAACGGTTTTAATCGGATCAGTGTATCCTTCAAGATCGAAGCACGAGGTGTCCCGCGAGACGAACTGGAGAAGCTGGTTGAACTTGCACAGTCCCGATCACCGGTCTTTGACATGATCACCAATGCCACGCCGGTTGAAGTGCGTCTGGAAGCCTGA
- a CDS encoding winged helix-turn-helix transcriptional regulator has product MDAKDVRIFCEMAFKGIEYETFTDRRVSPLSIARKLGLDEKTVRSRVSKMEEEGFIKYYQAIPSLSFLNVTLICSYRFETVNIATKHRVIEDIRKIPFIVEAIDYLGHHISVNIAGRSAELVEDTVAKLANKFELSRMLLAKWSPKQNPFHPDRLDWQIIQKLRYDALSSTKAISESLSLTQRMVDYRIQKLLDSRVLSVRAVIDPQKQKGLIFYELEMAIVESMQFDVVKRLGEIHGEKLWSVKSSATVGVLIANFFAFSLAEPEQSVVSALGIEGVKSCSMFIIKETIEPDRPNWLDGLIDERILSSN; this is encoded by the coding sequence TTGGATGCCAAGGATGTGAGGATATTCTGTGAAATGGCGTTCAAAGGCATAGAATATGAAACGTTTACTGACAGGCGAGTTAGCCCGCTTTCAATTGCCAGAAAGTTAGGATTGGACGAGAAAACGGTCAGATCAAGAGTTAGTAAAATGGAGGAGGAGGGATTTATCAAATACTACCAGGCGATTCCAAGTTTGTCATTTCTCAATGTGACTCTCATCTGCTCCTACAGGTTTGAAACCGTGAACATTGCCACAAAGCATAGAGTTATCGAAGATATCCGGAAGATACCGTTCATTGTAGAAGCTATTGATTACTTGGGGCATCATATCTCTGTAAACATTGCAGGCAGATCTGCCGAACTTGTTGAGGATACAGTTGCCAAATTGGCTAACAAATTTGAATTGAGCCGGATGTTGCTTGCCAAGTGGTCACCAAAACAAAACCCATTTCATCCAGATAGATTGGACTGGCAAATAATCCAGAAGCTTCGCTATGACGCCCTCTCCAGCACAAAAGCGATCTCCGAATCTCTATCTCTTACTCAAAGGATGGTCGATTACAGGATCCAGAAACTTCTTGATTCCCGCGTACTTTCCGTCAGGGCAGTAATCGACCCTCAAAAACAAAAGGGGCTAATCTTCTATGAACTTGAAATGGCCATAGTTGAGTCAATGCAGTTTGACGTTGTAAAGCGGTTGGGAGAAATTCACGGGGAAAAACTTTGGTCTGTTAAAAGTTCAGCAACAGTAGGCGTACTGATAGCAAATTTCTTCGCATTTAGTCTGGCAGAACCTGAGCAATCAGTAGTCAGTGCTCTGGGCATTGAGGGAGTCAAGTCTTGCTCAATGTTCATTATCAAGGAAACTATTGAGCCAGACAGGCCCAATTGGCTAGATGGTTTGATTGACGAAAGAATTCTCTCTTCTAATTAA